One Paralichthys olivaceus isolate ysfri-2021 chromosome 8, ASM2471397v2, whole genome shotgun sequence genomic region harbors:
- the tma16 gene encoding translation machinery-associated protein 16: MPKVQKGKVSEKVVHPFSRKAAYLAREEIRLKKKEKQKTDKATRLSSIGEKLLWFQEQLDPAKTTYTRRDACDVIERYLQRFDSELEQIELMNGIKGRQGRLHGAREAVIKQTIERERAQYEGVGFEIPDIINTKHLKTFREWTGDLKKLPNIKLRNVSSKGLDANTEKEEKHAAAAAAEEKEEEDEDDLEDEQGDEMNQMSDSD; the protein is encoded by the exons ATG ccGAAGGTTCAGAAAGGCAAAGTGTCggagaaggtggttcacccgtTCAGCAGGAAGGCGGCTTATCTGGCCCGAGAGGAGATCCGactgaagaagaaagaaaa gcaGAAAACTGACAAAGCCACACGCCTGAGCAGCATTG GTGAGAAACTGTTGTGGTTTCAGGAACAGTTGGATCCAGCGAAGACGACGTACACCAGGAGAGACGCTTGTGACGTTATCGAGAG GTACCTGCAAAGATTCGATTCTGAACTGGAGCAGATCGAGTTGATGAACGGGATCAAAGGTCGTCAGGGTCGTCTCCATGGAGCCAGAGAGGCTGTCATCAAACAGACCATCGAGCGGGAGCGAGCGCAGTACGAGGGAGTGGGATTTG AGATCCCAGACATCATCAACACAAAGCATCTGAAAACGTTCAG AGAGTGGACGGGCGATCTGAAGAAACTTCCAAACATTAAACTACGAAATGTTTCCAGCAAAGGTCTGGACGCAAAtactgagaaagaagagaaacacgcagcagcagcagcagcagaagagaaagaagaggaggacgaagatGATTTGGAAGACGAGCAGGGGGATGAGATGAATCAGATGTCGGACTCTGACTAA